The Lolium rigidum isolate FL_2022 chromosome 2, APGP_CSIRO_Lrig_0.1, whole genome shotgun sequence genomic interval TtgaccggcggcggcgcgacgcaGGTCCAAGTCGAACCAGTACGAGTCGGCCTCGCTGGTGCAGATCGAGGGGGTGAACACCAGGGAGGACGTGGCCTGGTACGGCGGCAAGCGCATGGCCTACGTCTACAAGGCCAAGACCAAGAGCAACGGCACCCACTACCGCTGCATCTGGGGCAAGGTCTCCCGCCCGCACGGCAACACCGGCGTCGTCCGCGCCAAGTTCACCTCCAACCTGCCG includes:
- the LOC124688639 gene encoding 60S ribosomal protein L35a-1, whose product is MVKGRSGQRVRLYVRGTILGYKRSKSNQYESASLVQIEGVNTREDVAWYGGKRMAYVYKAKTKSNGTHYRCIWGKVSRPHGNTGVVRAKFTSNLPAEAMGRKVRVFMYPSSI